A window from Pseudomonas sp. Tri1 encodes these proteins:
- a CDS encoding alpha-E domain-containing protein, which yields MLSRTASDLYWMSRYLERAENLARMLDVSYSLSLMPQDGRGDGLHELAMPLLITGTLDDYRERHGDLHAERLLHFFALDAANPASIYSCLGSARASAHAVRGRITADMWENINATWLEIRGIAEQGLTRYGMSRFCEWIKERSHLFRGATYGTIMRNDAFRFIRLGTFIERADNTLRLLDARYEMAGDQADTVSDGTAHAYYQWSALLRALSSFEAYTEIYRDAPGARHVAELLLLRADVPRSLRACTEEIEQILASLPGSNGRQAQRLGAEMDARLRYTGINEILDGGLHAWLTEFIPLVRELGNAIHSSYLEVI from the coding sequence ATGTTAAGTAGAACTGCCTCGGACCTGTACTGGATGTCGCGTTACCTGGAGCGTGCGGAAAACCTCGCGCGGATGCTCGACGTCAGTTACTCGTTGTCCCTGATGCCTCAGGACGGGCGCGGCGATGGCCTGCACGAATTGGCCATGCCCTTGCTGATCACCGGAACGCTGGACGATTACCGGGAGCGACACGGCGATCTGCATGCCGAACGACTGCTGCATTTCTTTGCCTTGGACGCGGCCAACCCGGCCAGCATCTACAGCTGTCTTGGCTCCGCGCGGGCCAGCGCCCACGCGGTACGTGGGCGAATCACCGCCGACATGTGGGAAAACATCAACGCCACCTGGCTGGAAATTCGCGGGATTGCCGAGCAAGGTTTGACTCGCTACGGCATGAGCCGTTTCTGCGAGTGGATCAAGGAGCGGTCCCACCTGTTCCGAGGTGCAACCTACGGCACCATCATGCGTAACGACGCATTCAGGTTCATTCGCCTGGGGACCTTTATCGAAAGGGCTGATAACACTTTGCGCTTGCTCGACGCCCGCTACGAAATGGCCGGCGATCAGGCCGACACGGTCAGCGACGGTACCGCCCACGCGTATTACCAGTGGAGCGCCTTGTTACGGGCCTTGTCTTCCTTCGAGGCCTACACCGAGATCTACCGCGACGCCCCGGGTGCCCGTCATGTGGCTGAACTGTTGCTGTTACGCGCCGATGTGCCGCGTTCGCTGCGGGCCTGCACCGAAGAAATCGAGCAGATCCTCGCGAGCCTGCCAGGCTCCAATGGCCGGCAGGCACAACGGCTGGGTGCGGAGATGGACGCGCGTCTGCGCTACACCGGTATCAACGAAATCCTCGACGGGGGCCTGCATGCCTGGCTCACCGAATTCATCCCACTGGTCCGTGAACTGGGCAATGCCATTCACAGTTCCTACCTGGAGGTCATATGA